One stretch of Croceibacterium atlanticum DNA includes these proteins:
- a CDS encoding NAD(P)/FAD-dependent oxidoreductase — protein sequence MIKHGASADRNITVDVAIIGAGPAGLTAGYLLAKAGKSVAIIEKDATYVGGISRTVEFDGYRFDIGGHRFFSKSQAVVDLWNEILPDDFIQRPRMSRIYYEGKFYSYPLRAFEALRNLGLLRSAACMASYLKYRLFPVREVKSFEDWTVNQFGRKLYSIFFKTYTEKVWGMPCDEMSADWAAQRIKGLSLWGAVADGIKRSLGLNKPPNDGKAVKTLLETFRYPRLGPGMMWEAARDRIVERGGQVLMGHGLKQLASDGNGGWRMVADGPQGEMAIHAGHAISSAPMRELAARLHPLPSSTLEASQLKYRDFLTVALMIRSEDLFPDNWIYIHDSKVKVGRVQNFRSWSPEMVPHEDVACVGLEYFCFEGDGLWSSPDEDLIELAKGEMEILGLVDPSRVIGGAVVRQEKAYPVYDEDYAANVAAMRAELEEKHPTLHLVGRNGMHRYNNQDHAMMTAMLTVENILAGERIFDTWCVNEDAEYHESGGEGDAKAMPARQPLSADQAAALGSVREVPSRVADHGRKAA from the coding sequence ATGATCAAGCATGGCGCCAGCGCGGACCGGAACATCACGGTCGACGTGGCGATCATCGGCGCGGGTCCGGCGGGCCTGACCGCAGGATATCTGCTGGCCAAGGCGGGAAAATCCGTGGCGATCATCGAAAAGGATGCCACCTATGTCGGCGGGATCAGCCGGACGGTGGAATTCGATGGATACCGGTTCGACATTGGCGGCCACCGCTTCTTTTCCAAGAGCCAGGCGGTGGTCGATCTGTGGAACGAGATCCTGCCCGATGATTTCATCCAGCGTCCGCGGATGAGCCGGATCTATTACGAAGGAAAATTCTATTCCTATCCGCTGCGCGCCTTCGAGGCTTTGCGCAATCTGGGCCTGCTGCGTTCCGCCGCCTGCATGGCCAGCTATCTGAAATATCGCCTTTTCCCGGTCAGGGAAGTGAAGAGCTTCGAAGATTGGACGGTCAACCAGTTCGGCCGGAAGCTCTATTCGATCTTCTTCAAGACCTATACCGAGAAGGTGTGGGGGATGCCCTGCGATGAAATGAGCGCGGACTGGGCGGCGCAGCGGATCAAGGGCCTTTCGCTATGGGGCGCGGTCGCTGACGGGATCAAGCGTTCCCTCGGCCTCAACAAGCCCCCGAATGACGGCAAGGCGGTGAAGACGCTGCTCGAAACCTTCCGCTATCCACGGCTCGGCCCGGGCATGATGTGGGAAGCCGCGCGCGACCGGATCGTGGAACGCGGCGGGCAAGTATTGATGGGGCATGGGCTGAAACAGCTCGCCAGCGATGGCAATGGCGGATGGCGCATGGTGGCGGACGGGCCGCAGGGCGAGATGGCAATCCATGCCGGCCATGCGATCAGTTCCGCCCCGATGCGGGAACTGGCAGCGCGGCTGCATCCGCTTCCTTCCAGCACGCTGGAAGCCAGCCAGTTGAAATATCGTGATTTCCTGACCGTCGCATTGATGATCCGGTCCGAGGACCTGTTCCCGGACAACTGGATCTACATCCATGACAGCAAGGTGAAAGTCGGCCGGGTGCAGAATTTCCGCAGCTGGTCACCGGAAATGGTGCCTCACGAGGATGTCGCCTGCGTCGGGCTCGAATATTTCTGTTTTGAAGGCGACGGGTTGTGGTCTTCCCCTGACGAGGATCTGATCGAACTGGCCAAGGGCGAAATGGAAATCCTCGGCCTGGTCGATCCTTCCCGCGTGATCGGCGGGGCGGTGGTCCGGCAGGAAAAGGCTTATCCCGTCTATGACGAGGATTATGCTGCCAATGTCGCCGCAATGCGGGCCGAACTGGAAGAAAAACACCCGACTCTGCACCTGGTCGGCCGCAACGGCATGCACCGTTACAACAATCAGGATCACGCGATGATGACCGCGATGCTGACGGTCGAGAATATCCTGGCGGGTGAGCGCATCTTCGACACGTGGTGTGTCAATGAGGATGCCGAATATCACGAATCCGGTGGGGAAGGTGATGCGAAGGCGATGCCCGCACGCCAGCCGCTCAGCGCGGATCAGGCGGCGGCGCTTGGCTCCGTGCGGGAAGTGCCCTCGCGGGTGGCGGATCATGGTCGCAAGGCGGCGTGA
- a CDS encoding NAD(P)/FAD-dependent oxidoreductase, with amino-acid sequence MINADVVIVGTGHGGAQAAISLRQLGFEGSIVMIGRDKALPYERPPLSKDYLSGEKTLERILIRPEKFWQEKQVELLLGCNVSKIDPVSKELTVSGSERVSYGTLIWAAGGDPRRLSCPGAHLDGVHAVRDLYDTQKLKAELESGARRVVVIGGGYIGLEAAAVLTKLGCTVTLVEQQDRVLSRVAGEDLSRFYEKEHRAHGVDIRLGDGVERLESDAAKEKVAGVTLTGGETIPCDMVVVGIGIVPAVGPLIAAGAAGANGVDVDEYCRTSLSDIYAIGDCAAHANPYADGAVIRLESVQNAHDMAATAAKAICGQAEPYDALPWFWSNQFDLKLQTVGLSMGHDTTVLRGDPETRSFSVIYLREGHVIALDCVNSVKDYVQGRKLVEARAVISPELLLDTDTPLKAML; translated from the coding sequence ATGATTAATGCGGATGTAGTTATCGTTGGCACCGGCCATGGCGGTGCCCAGGCGGCCATATCCCTGCGCCAGCTGGGGTTTGAAGGTTCGATCGTGATGATCGGCCGGGACAAGGCCCTGCCTTATGAACGGCCCCCTTTGTCGAAGGATTATCTCTCCGGCGAAAAAACGCTGGAGCGGATCCTGATCCGGCCGGAAAAATTCTGGCAGGAAAAACAGGTCGAATTGCTGCTGGGCTGCAATGTCTCCAAGATTGACCCGGTCTCGAAAGAACTGACCGTTTCCGGCAGCGAACGGGTTTCCTATGGCACGCTGATCTGGGCGGCAGGCGGCGATCCGCGGCGCCTTTCCTGCCCCGGCGCGCATCTGGACGGCGTCCACGCCGTGCGCGACCTGTACGATACGCAAAAACTGAAGGCAGAGCTGGAATCCGGCGCCAGGCGCGTGGTCGTGATCGGCGGCGGCTATATCGGGCTGGAAGCAGCCGCGGTGCTGACCAAGCTGGGCTGCACGGTCACGCTGGTGGAACAGCAGGACCGTGTGCTGAGCCGCGTCGCGGGTGAAGACCTGTCGCGCTTCTATGAAAAGGAACATCGGGCCCATGGCGTGGATATCCGCCTGGGTGACGGTGTCGAACGGCTGGAAAGCGATGCGGCGAAGGAAAAGGTGGCCGGCGTCACCCTGACCGGCGGCGAGACGATCCCCTGCGACATGGTGGTTGTCGGCATCGGCATCGTGCCAGCAGTCGGCCCGCTGATCGCGGCCGGCGCCGCAGGCGCCAATGGCGTGGATGTGGACGAATATTGCCGCACCAGCCTTTCAGACATCTATGCGATCGGCGACTGTGCTGCCCACGCCAATCCCTATGCCGATGGCGCGGTGATCCGGCTGGAAAGCGTGCAGAACGCGCATGACATGGCCGCCACTGCGGCAAAGGCGATCTGCGGCCAAGCCGAACCCTATGACGCGCTGCCCTGGTTCTGGTCCAACCAGTTCGATCTCAAGCTGCAGACTGTCGGCCTCAGCATGGGCCATGATACGACGGTGCTGCGCGGCGATCCGGAAACGCGCAGCTTCTCGGTGATCTATCTGCGCGAAGGCCATGTCATCGCGCTGGATTGCGTCAATTCGGTCAAGGATTACGTGCAGGGCCGCAAGCTGGTGGAAGCCCGCGCGGTGATCTCGCCCGAATTGCTGCTGGATACGGACACGCCGCTCAAAGCGATGCTGTAA
- a CDS encoding ABC transporter ATP-binding protein, whose product MEEGLGEPSVADNAKPHGATAAPGAPSLAIEARGLVKRFDGTLAVDGVDLSVPEGAIYGILGPNGAGKTTTLRMMLGIIDPDEGTRRILGHDNPRDVARLIGYLPEERGLYPTMKTYDAIAFMGALRGLPLAQGRERGRQLMEEHGLGYAIERQIRQLSKGMAQTVQLLGTLVHEPKLVVLDEPFSGLDAINQGKLEKLIRSLAERGTTVIFSTHVIAHAERLCENVAIIAGGKVPYAGSVNAARDRIPAQVRLETRRRDGEWTRVLPQGARQEGAFWHFPLPESGVEPLLRALIEGEAGILSLSIERAGLHDAFVAIAGEAAAQALDAEPDAETAR is encoded by the coding sequence ATGGAAGAGGGGCTAGGCGAACCATCCGTGGCAGACAATGCCAAGCCGCACGGCGCAACAGCTGCGCCAGGGGCGCCATCCCTCGCGATCGAAGCCCGCGGGCTGGTGAAGCGTTTCGATGGCACTCTGGCAGTGGACGGGGTTGACCTGTCCGTGCCGGAAGGCGCGATCTACGGCATTCTCGGCCCAAATGGCGCGGGCAAGACCACCACCTTGCGCATGATGTTGGGCATTATCGATCCGGATGAGGGCACAAGGCGCATTCTGGGGCATGACAATCCCCGCGATGTCGCCCGGCTGATCGGCTATCTGCCGGAAGAACGCGGCCTCTATCCAACGATGAAAACCTATGACGCAATCGCCTTCATGGGCGCATTGCGCGGCCTGCCGCTGGCCCAGGGCCGCGAACGCGGCAGGCAATTGATGGAAGAACATGGGCTGGGCTATGCGATAGAGCGGCAGATTCGCCAGCTTTCCAAGGGCATGGCGCAGACTGTCCAATTGCTCGGCACGCTGGTTCACGAACCGAAACTGGTGGTTCTGGACGAGCCCTTCTCCGGCCTCGACGCGATCAATCAGGGCAAGCTGGAAAAGCTGATCCGCTCCCTGGCAGAGCGCGGAACCACGGTGATCTTTTCCACCCATGTCATCGCCCATGCGGAACGGCTGTGCGAAAATGTGGCCATCATCGCCGGGGGCAAGGTGCCCTATGCCGGATCGGTGAACGCTGCTCGTGACCGGATCCCGGCGCAGGTGCGGCTGGAAACAAGGCGGCGCGACGGGGAATGGACCAGAGTGCTTCCGCAAGGGGCCCGGCAGGAAGGGGCCTTCTGGCATTTCCCCCTGCCCGAAAGCGGGGTTGAACCCTTGCTGCGCGCATTGATCGAAGGAGAAGCGGGAATCCTGTCGCTATCCATCGAACGGGCCGGACTGCATGATGCCTTCGTCGCCATTGCTGGCGAAGCCGCCGCGCAGGCGCTGGATGCAGAACCGGATGCGGAGACTGCGCGATGA
- a CDS encoding GtrA family protein produces MVARRRDAARMNQLFGHLRDTRLVRYLLASIGALAVDIGLYLALLAVGTWPAAAAAASYCAGILAHWLMSSRAVFTGQLAERGLPRARQKALFVGSALIGLAITTAIVWIGDVAGADPRVAKLVAIGASFTVTWLLRSRVVFRPFRPME; encoded by the coding sequence ATGGTCGCAAGGCGGCGTGACGCGGCACGGATGAACCAGTTGTTCGGCCATCTGCGCGATACACGGCTGGTGCGCTATCTGCTCGCCAGCATCGGTGCGCTGGCAGTCGATATCGGACTTTACCTGGCTTTGCTGGCGGTCGGAACCTGGCCCGCGGCTGCGGCGGCGGCATCCTATTGCGCGGGCATTCTGGCGCACTGGCTGATGTCGAGCCGCGCAGTCTTTACCGGCCAGCTCGCCGAACGCGGCCTGCCCCGTGCGCGGCAGAAGGCGCTGTTTGTCGGCTCCGCCCTGATCGGCCTTGCTATCACCACCGCGATCGTCTGGATCGGCGATGTGGCGGGGGCCGATCCGCGTGTGGCGAAGCTGGTGGCGATCGGCGCCAGCTTCACGGTCACCTGGCTGCTGCGTAGCCGCGTGGTGTTCCGCCCTTTCCGCCCGATGGAGTGA
- the msrB gene encoding peptide-methionine (R)-S-oxide reductase MsrB produces MTKHATSRRKALAWLGAGIAMPVLAACGSAAEAKSFPVSMSEEAWRKKLTRAQFDVLRKEATERPFTSPLNEEKRKGTFLCAGCDNELFSSATKFKSGTGWPSFWQPLKGAVGTSTDYKLGYPRKEVHCADCGGHLGHVFNDGPKPTGLRYCMNGVAMKFRPA; encoded by the coding sequence ATGACCAAGCACGCCACGTCCCGCCGAAAAGCGCTCGCCTGGCTCGGTGCCGGCATCGCGATGCCCGTGCTTGCCGCCTGCGGCAGCGCCGCCGAAGCCAAGAGCTTTCCGGTTTCGATGAGCGAGGAAGCCTGGCGCAAGAAGCTGACCAGGGCCCAGTTCGACGTGCTGCGCAAGGAAGCGACCGAGCGGCCCTTCACATCGCCGCTGAACGAAGAAAAGCGCAAGGGCACGTTCCTCTGCGCAGGCTGCGACAATGAACTCTTTTCCAGCGCCACCAAGTTCAAGAGCGGCACGGGCTGGCCCAGTTTCTGGCAGCCATTGAAGGGCGCGGTGGGCACCTCCACCGATTACAAGCTCGGCTATCCGCGCAAGGAAGTGCACTGCGCCGATTGCGGCGGCCATCTGGGCCATGTTTTCAATGACGGCCCGAAACCCACGGGCCTGCGCTATTGCATGAACGGCGTGGCGATGAAGTTCCGCCCGGCCTGA
- a CDS encoding PilZ domain-containing protein, with amino-acid sequence MSDALRPDSDPFRPASQVADGSEQRGAPRFTLLIRAAKLTCDRGEFLCVVRDASESGVSVRLFHPLPQNCELTLEMANGDRHRLDRVWEEDDRAGFRFRDEIDIERIVENPSKYHKRAVRVNLELPVDVRCAGRVVKARMHNISQQGALISSPEHFSIDQRLRLEARGLPDIEAKVRWRRDSEYGLVFEDTFQFGDLARIAGSLQLSR; translated from the coding sequence ATGTCAGACGCACTCCGTCCTGATTCCGATCCGTTCAGGCCTGCAAGCCAGGTTGCCGATGGCTCGGAACAGCGAGGCGCTCCGCGCTTCACGCTGCTAATTCGTGCAGCGAAGCTTACTTGCGACAGAGGGGAATTCCTCTGCGTGGTGCGCGATGCTTCGGAAAGCGGTGTCAGTGTGCGGCTGTTCCATCCCCTGCCGCAAAATTGCGAACTTACGCTGGAAATGGCCAATGGCGATCGTCATCGGCTGGATCGCGTCTGGGAAGAGGATGACAGGGCCGGTTTCCGGTTTCGCGACGAGATCGATATCGAACGTATCGTCGAGAATCCCAGCAAATATCACAAACGCGCCGTGCGGGTGAATCTGGAACTGCCGGTGGATGTGCGTTGCGCGGGCCGGGTGGTCAAAGCCCGGATGCACAATATCTCGCAACAGGGTGCGCTGATCAGCAGCCCGGAACATTTCTCCATCGATCAACGCCTTCGGCTGGAAGCCAGGGGCCTGCCCGATATCGAGGCAAAGGTCCGCTGGCGCCGTGATTCCGAATATGGGCTGGTGTTCGAAGACACTTTCCAGTTCGGCGATCTCGCGCGTATTGCCGGATCGTTGCAACTGTCGCGTTAA
- a CDS encoding MBL fold metallo-hydrolase translates to MAREHLKSWTIGDVIVTRIVEIWDFQDDIRMTMPEASEEEVLALEWLHPHYATPDGRQRMNFQGFVVQAPGRIIVLDSCIGAGRDRQFDVFCDLPEGFLEDLESLGISREQVDTVMCTHLHFDHVGWNTYKDPQTGEYRPTFPNARYLFGRTEFDAWKHIRNDGVHHPGHMIECVDPIVEAGMADFIEADHVIADGIRCEPSHGHTPGHVHVRISSRGEDAVITGDLMHHPMQCAMPHREATFDMDKESGKQTRMRFVDTYADSGVLVIGAHFAEPTAGHMVRDARGEVWFRGLGL, encoded by the coding sequence GTGGCCCGCGAACATCTGAAAAGCTGGACTATCGGCGATGTGATTGTGACGCGGATCGTGGAAATCTGGGATTTCCAGGACGATATTCGCATGACCATGCCCGAAGCGAGCGAGGAGGAAGTGCTCGCCCTTGAATGGCTGCATCCCCATTACGCCACGCCGGATGGGCGGCAGCGGATGAATTTCCAGGGCTTCGTGGTGCAGGCCCCCGGCCGCATCATCGTGCTGGACAGCTGCATCGGCGCCGGGCGGGACCGCCAGTTCGACGTGTTCTGCGACCTGCCGGAAGGGTTCCTTGAAGATCTGGAAAGCCTGGGCATTTCCCGCGAACAGGTGGACACGGTAATGTGCACCCATCTGCATTTCGACCATGTGGGCTGGAATACCTACAAGGATCCGCAGACCGGCGAATACCGCCCGACCTTCCCCAATGCCCGGTACCTGTTCGGCAGGACCGAGTTCGACGCGTGGAAGCATATCCGCAACGATGGGGTCCATCATCCGGGCCACATGATCGAATGCGTGGATCCGATCGTGGAAGCCGGCATGGCCGATTTCATCGAAGCCGATCATGTCATCGCCGACGGTATCCGGTGCGAACCGAGCCACGGCCACACGCCCGGCCATGTCCATGTGCGGATTTCCAGCCGGGGCGAGGACGCGGTCATTACCGGCGATCTGATGCACCACCCGATGCAATGCGCCATGCCCCACCGCGAGGCGACATTCGACATGGACAAGGAAAGCGGGAAGCAAACCCGGATGCGGTTTGTCGATACCTATGCCGATAGCGGCGTGCTGGTGATCGGCGCCCATTTTGCGGAGCCGACGGCGGGCCACATGGTCCGGGATGCGCGGGGAGAGGTCTGGTTCAGGGGGCTGGGGCTGTGA
- the queG gene encoding tRNA epoxyqueuosine(34) reductase QueG: MIRGPDLVDLKARLVDQARLLGFATIGFAPAADNPEQARRLREWLDAGMHGEMQWMEDRADVRQGPQSMWPDAQSVLALGMSYAPDCDPLALEGDAERARISVYAQGRDYHDVVKKALKALARWLVAEAEKIGLEVQLKVFVDTAPVMEKPLGQAAGIGWQGKHTNLVSREHGSWLFLGAIYTTLPFPPDEAHPDRCGNCTACQQACPTNAFPEPYRLDARRCISYLTIEHKGPIPHEFREAMGNRIYGCDDCLAVCPWNKFAGTAARHKALAPREELAAPHLAELLALDDPAFRQKFSGSPIKRVGRDRFVRNCLIAAGNSGNPDLAGPVRALLDDPDPVVAEAARWAVARLTASL, translated from the coding sequence GTGATCAGGGGCCCGGATCTTGTTGATCTCAAGGCGCGTCTTGTCGATCAGGCGCGTCTGCTGGGCTTTGCCACGATCGGCTTTGCCCCGGCTGCGGACAATCCGGAACAAGCGCGCCGCCTGCGTGAATGGCTGGATGCCGGAATGCATGGCGAAATGCAGTGGATGGAAGACCGGGCCGATGTGCGGCAGGGGCCGCAAAGCATGTGGCCCGATGCGCAAAGCGTTCTGGCTCTTGGCATGAGCTATGCCCCCGATTGCGATCCGCTGGCGCTGGAAGGCGACGCGGAAAGGGCGCGGATATCGGTTTATGCGCAGGGGCGCGATTATCATGACGTGGTCAAGAAGGCGCTGAAGGCGCTGGCCCGCTGGCTGGTGGCCGAAGCGGAGAAGATCGGGCTGGAGGTGCAGCTGAAGGTGTTCGTTGATACCGCGCCGGTGATGGAAAAGCCGCTGGGGCAGGCGGCGGGGATCGGCTGGCAGGGCAAGCACACCAATCTTGTCAGCCGCGAACATGGCAGCTGGCTGTTCCTGGGCGCGATCTACACGACATTGCCCTTCCCGCCGGACGAAGCGCATCCGGATCGCTGCGGCAATTGCACCGCCTGCCAGCAGGCCTGCCCCACCAATGCCTTTCCCGAACCTTATCGGCTGGATGCCCGACGCTGCATTTCCTACCTCACCATAGAGCACAAGGGCCCGATCCCGCATGAATTCCGGGAAGCGATGGGCAACAGGATCTATGGTTGCGACGATTGCCTGGCCGTGTGCCCGTGGAACAAGTTCGCCGGCACTGCGGCGCGGCACAAGGCGCTGGCCCCGCGTGAGGAACTGGCGGCGCCGCACCTTGCCGAATTGCTGGCGCTGGACGATCCGGCGTTCCGGCAGAAATTCTCCGGATCGCCGATCAAGCGTGTCGGGCGCGACCGTTTTGTGCGCAATTGCCTGATCGCCGCCGGGAATAGCGGCAATCCGGATCTGGCCGGGCCGGTTCGCGCCCTGCTGGACGATCCCGACCCGGTGGTGGCCGAAGCCGCCCGATGGGCAGTCGCCCGGCTTACAGCATCGCTTTGA
- a CDS encoding ABC transporter permease, producing the protein MSNAGRLSMLQAAFVIARRDFLAILFSRAFFFFLLGPLFPVFVGGLAGSIGQQVEDTTAAPQIGIAMQADDLDAMLAARGNLARELGPTMPVMVELARLEEGQTYDAQAELTRRVGSLAAIVTGTPANPELTATPERLVYWRGPVSLVAATAMRSAPTVFPDVTLTEVRTSGASETRARLRTAQVGQLILFLLIMLLAGMVLSNLVEEKGNKVIEILAAAIPMDAVFLGKLFAMLAVSMVGIAVWGTVIGGLVAYAGIEGQNLGPIDLANLPAPGVGWIAFFLLGIVYFAMGYLLLGSVFLAIGSLASTVREVQTLSMPVTMLQVLLFFFATYAMSQTGRPVEWAAMAFPFSSPFIMLARAAQYDGLWPHLLAVAWQLVWVFIFVRFGAALFRKRVMKSGPQGTGRNRGLRTMLAGLFRNSSDRTA; encoded by the coding sequence ATGAGCAATGCAGGCCGTCTTTCCATGCTGCAGGCCGCCTTCGTCATCGCCCGGCGCGATTTCCTGGCCATCCTGTTCAGCAGGGCCTTTTTCTTCTTCCTGCTGGGTCCGCTTTTCCCGGTATTTGTCGGCGGGCTGGCGGGCTCCATCGGGCAGCAGGTGGAAGACACAACGGCCGCGCCGCAGATTGGCATAGCCATGCAGGCGGACGATCTGGACGCCATGCTGGCCGCCCGCGGAAACCTGGCCAGAGAACTTGGCCCGACAATGCCGGTCATGGTGGAACTGGCCCGGCTGGAAGAAGGCCAGACCTATGATGCACAGGCCGAACTTACCAGGCGAGTCGGCAGCCTGGCCGCAATCGTCACGGGCACGCCGGCCAACCCGGAACTGACCGCGACGCCCGAAAGGCTGGTTTACTGGCGCGGGCCGGTATCCCTGGTGGCCGCCACCGCCATGCGCAGCGCGCCAACAGTATTTCCGGACGTAACGCTGACCGAAGTGCGCACCAGCGGCGCCAGCGAAACCCGCGCGCGATTGCGCACGGCGCAGGTGGGACAATTGATCCTGTTCCTGCTCATCATGTTGCTGGCAGGCATGGTCCTGTCCAATCTGGTGGAAGAAAAGGGCAACAAGGTCATAGAGATACTGGCCGCCGCCATCCCGATGGACGCGGTATTCCTGGGCAAGTTGTTCGCAATGCTGGCGGTTTCCATGGTCGGGATCGCGGTATGGGGAACCGTGATTGGCGGGCTGGTCGCCTATGCCGGGATCGAAGGGCAGAATCTCGGCCCGATCGACCTCGCCAACCTGCCCGCGCCGGGGGTCGGCTGGATCGCCTTCTTCCTGCTGGGCATCGTCTATTTCGCCATGGGATATTTGCTGCTCGGCTCCGTTTTCCTGGCCATCGGATCGCTCGCTTCCACGGTGCGCGAAGTGCAGACCCTGTCCATGCCGGTGACCATGCTGCAAGTGCTGCTGTTCTTCTTTGCAACCTACGCCATGTCGCAAACCGGGCGGCCGGTGGAATGGGCGGCCATGGCTTTCCCCTTCAGTTCCCCCTTCATCATGCTGGCCCGCGCCGCGCAATATGATGGGCTGTGGCCGCATCTGCTGGCCGTGGCCTGGCAATTGGTCTGGGTGTTCATCTTCGTCCGGTTCGGCGCCGCCCTGTTCCGCAAGCGGGTGATGAAGTCCGGCCCACAGGGAACCGGGCGGAATCGCGGGCTGCGCACCATGCTGGCCGGCCTGTTCAGGAACAGTTCGGACAGAACCGCGTAG
- a CDS encoding GMC family oxidoreductase, with translation MSAAEFDYVVVGAGSAGAALAARLGEAADRTTCVIEAGGRDTHPFIRIPSFVAAAIARKRTNWGFATVPQTGMAGRRIGVPRGKVLGGSGSINGMVYFRGHPTDYDDWADAGCTGWSYAEVLPYFTRTERNEDYPESVFHGTHGPINVKLVENPNRLNFAFMDALESLQFPACPDFNGPDPEGYGRRQGLIRDGRRESTSRNMLRPAMARGNVHVQTGAQVARVLVENGRAIGVELTDGRRIRARREVILSAGTVQTPQILMLSGIGPGSHLQDMGIKVVADRRGVGANYHDHVAAPIHMETRDPTSYGISPRALPRDIGHLFRYLFTRKGPLAGNVFESVAFLRTDPDLERPDVQFVFQPARRLTTRIPFPVGHGFAISPVALYPKSRGTVRLANPEPETAPLIDPKLLHEPEDILPLIRALKIARQVFASAAFAPYRASEVAPGPEMRSDAELDRYIRETGYTVHHPVGTCRMGSDAGAVVDPQLRVNGVEGLRVVDASVMPGVIGGNTNAPCVMIAERAADFILGKPPLPAADLPPESVARHKPAKQKAA, from the coding sequence ATGAGCGCGGCGGAATTCGATTATGTGGTCGTCGGTGCGGGATCGGCCGGCGCTGCCCTGGCCGCACGGCTGGGCGAAGCGGCAGACCGGACCACTTGCGTGATCGAGGCGGGGGGCCGGGACACCCATCCATTCATCCGCATTCCCAGCTTCGTTGCCGCGGCGATAGCACGCAAACGCACCAACTGGGGCTTCGCCACCGTGCCGCAGACAGGCATGGCCGGGCGGCGGATCGGCGTGCCGCGCGGGAAGGTGCTGGGCGGATCGGGCAGCATCAACGGCATGGTCTATTTCCGGGGCCATCCCACCGATTATGACGATTGGGCCGATGCGGGCTGCACTGGCTGGTCCTATGCCGAAGTGCTGCCCTATTTCACCCGCACGGAACGTAACGAGGATTATCCCGAGAGCGTGTTTCACGGCACGCATGGGCCGATCAATGTCAAGCTGGTTGAAAATCCCAACCGCCTGAACTTTGCCTTCATGGATGCGCTGGAATCGCTGCAATTCCCGGCCTGCCCCGATTTCAACGGCCCGGACCCGGAAGGCTATGGCCGCAGGCAAGGCCTGATCCGCGATGGCCGGCGCGAAAGCACATCGCGCAACATGCTGCGCCCGGCAATGGCGCGGGGCAATGTGCATGTGCAGACCGGGGCGCAGGTGGCGCGTGTTCTGGTTGAGAATGGCCGGGCCATTGGTGTGGAACTGACAGACGGGCGCAGGATCCGCGCCCGGCGCGAAGTGATCCTGTCGGCCGGCACGGTGCAGACGCCGCAAATCCTCATGCTGTCGGGCATCGGCCCCGGATCGCATTTGCAGGATATGGGCATAAAGGTGGTGGCCGACCGGCGCGGCGTGGGCGCGAATTATCACGATCATGTCGCGGCGCCGATCCACATGGAAACACGCGATCCCACCAGTTACGGCATTTCGCCCAGGGCGCTGCCGCGCGATATCGGCCACCTGTTCCGGTATCTGTTTACCCGCAAGGGCCCGCTGGCCGGCAATGTCTTTGAAAGCGTGGCCTTTCTTCGCACCGATCCGGATCTGGAACGGCCCGATGTGCAATTCGTCTTCCAGCCGGCCAGGCGGCTGACGACGCGTATCCCGTTCCCCGTGGGCCACGGTTTCGCGATCAGCCCGGTCGCGCTCTATCCGAAAAGCCGCGGCACTGTGCGGCTGGCCAATCCGGAACCGGAAACCGCGCCGCTGATCGATCCCAAATTGCTGCACGAGCCGGAGGATATCCTTCCGCTGATCCGCGCGCTGAAGATCGCGCGGCAGGTTTTCGCCAGTGCCGCCTTTGCCCCCTATCGCGCCAGCGAAGTCGCGCCCGGGCCGGAAATGCGCAGCGATGCGGAGCTGGACCGCTATATCCGCGAAACCGGATATACCGTGCATCACCCGGTCGGCACCTGCCGCATGGGATCGGATGCCGGGGCCGTGGTCGATCCGCAATTGCGGGTGAACGGGGTGGAGGGGCTGCGCGTGGTGGATGCCAGCGTGATGCCCGGCGTGATCGGCGGCAATACCAATGCACCCTGCGTGATGATCGCGGAGCGCGCGGCCGATTTCATCCTCGGCAAGCCGCCTCTGCCCGCGGCGGACCTGCCGCCGGAATCAGTCGCCCGACACAAGCCTGCAAAACAGAAAGCCGCCTGA